The Halarchaeum grantii genome contains a region encoding:
- a CDS encoding HAH_0734 family protein, giving the protein MKRLIIHGDPGVRNGAVIERDGDEKVLFGVTRNGDWHGPERVQLWCVMGDREEYEDYEKRNYIPHWLDVETVDAEDVTVVTESETSLSFD; this is encoded by the coding sequence ATGAAGCGGCTCATCATCCACGGGGACCCCGGCGTGCGCAACGGCGCCGTCATCGAGCGCGACGGCGACGAGAAGGTCCTGTTCGGCGTGACCCGCAACGGCGACTGGCACGGCCCCGAGCGCGTCCAGCTCTGGTGCGTCATGGGCGACCGCGAGGAGTACGAGGACTACGAGAAGCGCAACTACATCCCCCACTGGCTCGACGTCGAAACCGTCGACGCCGAGGACGTCACCGTCGTCACCGAGTCGGAGACGTCGCTCTCCTTCGACTGA
- a CDS encoding type 1 glutamine amidotransferase domain-containing protein, translating to MTSVLFVVSEEGYWGEECIEPLTTLDERGAEVTVATPTGEPPVVDERSVDPESVGEETADWVLDVHESDERLNDPEPLAAVDAGDYDAVVFPGGHGTAWDVNQDRDARGLLRESVAGDDGKALVVCHAVGILAFTRDSDGDFLVAGRSVTGFPNAWEEGIVDEHDRLPDGRKLPYWVEDEVVAAGAEWDAELDADASVTVDGDLVTARGPESSAAAAEAFADELDL from the coding sequence ATGACGTCTGTTCTGTTCGTCGTCAGCGAAGAAGGCTACTGGGGAGAGGAGTGTATCGAGCCGCTCACGACGCTGGACGAGCGCGGCGCCGAGGTCACGGTCGCGACGCCGACCGGTGAGCCGCCGGTGGTGGACGAGCGCTCGGTCGACCCGGAGAGCGTCGGCGAGGAGACGGCCGACTGGGTCCTCGACGTTCACGAGAGCGACGAGCGCCTGAACGACCCCGAACCGCTCGCCGCAGTGGATGCCGGGGACTACGACGCGGTCGTCTTCCCGGGCGGACACGGGACGGCGTGGGACGTGAATCAGGACCGCGACGCCCGCGGCCTCCTCCGCGAGAGCGTCGCCGGCGACGACGGGAAGGCGCTCGTCGTCTGTCACGCCGTCGGCATCCTCGCGTTCACGCGCGACTCCGACGGCGACTTCCTCGTTGCGGGGCGGTCGGTCACGGGCTTCCCGAACGCGTGGGAGGAGGGAATCGTCGACGAGCACGACCGCCTCCCGGACGGGCGTAAGCTCCCCTACTGGGTCGAGGACGAGGTCGTCGCGGCGGGCGCCGAGTGGGACGCCGAACTCGACGCGGACGCGTCGGTCACGGTCGACGGCGACCTCGTCACTGCGCGCGGGCCCGAATCCTCGGCCGCCGCCGCCGAGGCGTTCGCGGACGAACTCGACCTCTGA
- the hpt gene encoding hypoxanthine/guanine phosphoribosyltransferase encodes MDRLKQSLLDAPIIEKEGYHYFVHPISDGVPMLEPELLREIVIRIIRKAEIEDVDKIVTPAAMGIHISTAVSLMTDIPLVVIRKRQYGLDGEVSLTQQTGYSESEMYINDVFEGDRVLVLDDVLSTGGTLRAITDALDHIGADVSDVVAVIKKEGPNELDDSGVDVKTLINVDVVDGEVVITDEHGDD; translated from the coding sequence ATGGATAGACTGAAGCAGTCGCTGCTCGATGCGCCGATCATCGAGAAGGAAGGGTATCACTACTTCGTACACCCGATCAGCGACGGCGTCCCGATGCTCGAACCCGAGCTCCTCCGGGAGATCGTCATCCGCATCATCCGGAAGGCCGAGATCGAGGACGTCGACAAGATCGTCACGCCCGCCGCGATGGGTATCCACATCTCGACGGCGGTGTCGCTGATGACCGACATTCCCCTGGTGGTCATCCGCAAGCGGCAGTACGGTCTCGACGGCGAGGTCTCGCTCACGCAGCAGACGGGCTACTCGGAGTCCGAGATGTACATCAACGACGTCTTCGAGGGCGACCGCGTGCTCGTCCTCGACGACGTCCTCTCGACGGGCGGGACGCTGCGCGCGATCACGGACGCCCTCGACCACATCGGCGCGGACGTCTCCGACGTCGTCGCCGTCATCAAGAAGGAGGGCCCGAACGAACTCGACGACTCGGGGGTCGACGTGAAGACGCTCATCAACGTCGACGTCGTCGACGGCGAGGTCGTCATCACGGACGAGCACGGCGACGACTGA
- a CDS encoding DUF7549 family protein, with the protein MPRWTAAEYENPLAVLFVWVSALLPWEVASATLSNPDVSVLFVRWPLFQLRRVTSRIDGASDLMFTTSVGAYQYQGTTTIATGYLVWSVVSVAFLALLAFSVAFYLEEDAVIDRLDRPARLVGAALCCTGLGYLVAASAIYRTGFAGLHVPLGALFQLAFGVLLLTNDPA; encoded by the coding sequence ATGCCTCGCTGGACCGCCGCCGAGTACGAGAACCCGCTCGCCGTCCTCTTCGTCTGGGTGAGCGCACTCCTCCCGTGGGAAGTCGCCTCCGCGACCCTCTCGAATCCCGACGTCTCCGTCCTCTTCGTCCGCTGGCCGCTCTTCCAGTTGCGTCGCGTCACCAGTCGCATCGACGGCGCCAGCGACCTCATGTTCACCACCTCCGTCGGCGCCTACCAGTACCAGGGAACGACGACCATTGCCACCGGCTACCTCGTCTGGAGCGTCGTCTCCGTCGCCTTCCTCGCGCTCCTCGCGTTCAGTGTCGCCTTCTACCTCGAGGAGGACGCCGTCATCGACCGACTCGACCGCCCCGCGCGACTCGTCGGCGCCGCGCTCTGCTGCACCGGCCTCGGCTACCTCGTCGCCGCCAGCGCCATCTATCGGACGGGATTCGCCGGCCTCCACGTCCCACTCGGCGCGCTCTTCCAACTCGCCTTCGGCGTCCTCCTCCTCACCAACGACCCCGCCTGA
- a CDS encoding TRAM domain-containing protein, whose protein sequence is MDLPTVAAGVGVGIVLLAALAVWWRRRTAERRASKRAHDAAQERDPPVEIGETYEFGVTDFSDHHSGERVAVGKVEGFVLFTEDVPDDLAEGDVIRAKVTSFNSGRTSADAIYRERA, encoded by the coding sequence ATGGACCTCCCCACGGTCGCCGCCGGCGTCGGCGTCGGAATCGTCCTCCTCGCCGCCCTCGCCGTCTGGTGGCGCCGCCGAACCGCCGAGCGGCGCGCCTCGAAGCGCGCGCACGACGCCGCCCAAGAACGCGACCCGCCCGTCGAGATCGGCGAGACCTACGAGTTCGGCGTCACCGACTTCAGCGACCACCACTCCGGCGAACGCGTCGCCGTCGGCAAAGTCGAGGGCTTCGTCCTCTTCACCGAAGACGTCCCCGATGACCTCGCCGAAGGCGACGTCATCCGCGCCAAGGTCACGTCCTTCAACAGCGGCCGCACCTCCGCCGACGCGATCTACCGAGAGCGCGCCTAA
- a CDS encoding DUF5795 family protein: protein MPDTRVVQGRMVTPQHLAELIEDGDVMEAEAIEDTDRECPNCGGDVLEVGYMPSITEYVVGRKCQECDWSETDRD, encoded by the coding sequence ATGCCCGATACCCGCGTCGTGCAGGGCCGCATGGTCACGCCCCAGCACCTCGCCGAACTCATCGAGGACGGCGACGTCATGGAAGCCGAAGCCATCGAGGACACCGACCGGGAGTGCCCGAACTGCGGCGGCGACGTCCTCGAAGTCGGCTACATGCCCAGCATCACCGAGTACGTCGTCGGCCGCAAGTGCCAGGAGTGCGACTGGAGCGAGACCGACCGGGACTGA
- a CDS encoding DUF5794 domain-containing protein produces MSISRHPIALRLEQRVGGATRLLATVMLLPLVDGIFAALVLSGALTQTTTVGSLVIPTGILQIGLLVFGGSATVAVVLVDMQGSRREKAQSVLLVGVPLVLGSLAVAALAPTVASLLDTGVFERFAAFVVLAIAAKTASTRIGDYLPSPGVIVALGLLASVRPSSFALVVDVDPTIVAGAAGAATVAVAFALGVALLEPHLRRLLDIDRFRFGSAVALGTLALSLFGIVPDGAALPVFALAGLLAIEPGQADAVPAAATTDGGEEEPAEDGPAPYGYPGEDGADERAPWL; encoded by the coding sequence ATGAGCATCTCACGGCACCCCATCGCCCTTCGCCTAGAGCAGCGTGTCGGCGGCGCGACGCGACTCCTCGCCACCGTCATGCTCCTCCCGCTCGTCGACGGCATCTTCGCCGCGCTCGTCCTCAGCGGCGCGCTCACCCAGACGACGACCGTCGGGTCGCTCGTCATACCTACGGGCATCCTCCAGATCGGCCTGCTCGTCTTCGGCGGGAGCGCCACCGTCGCCGTCGTCCTCGTCGACATGCAGGGGAGTCGCCGCGAGAAGGCTCAGTCCGTCCTCCTCGTCGGCGTCCCGCTCGTCCTCGGGTCGCTCGCCGTCGCCGCGCTCGCCCCCACCGTCGCGAGCCTCCTCGACACGGGGGTCTTCGAGCGCTTCGCCGCCTTCGTCGTGCTCGCCATCGCCGCGAAGACCGCGAGCACGCGCATTGGTGACTACCTCCCCAGCCCCGGTGTCATCGTCGCGCTCGGGCTCCTCGCGAGCGTCCGGCCGTCGTCGTTCGCGCTCGTCGTCGACGTCGATCCCACGATCGTCGCCGGCGCCGCCGGCGCCGCCACCGTCGCCGTCGCGTTCGCGCTCGGCGTCGCGCTCCTCGAACCCCACCTCCGGCGCCTCCTCGACATCGACCGCTTCCGCTTCGGGAGCGCCGTCGCCCTCGGCACTCTCGCGCTCTCGCTCTTCGGCATCGTTCCCGACGGCGCCGCCCTCCCCGTCTTCGCGCTCGCCGGCCTCCTCGCCATCGAACCCGGCCAAGCGGACGCCGTTCCCGCCGCCGCGACCACCGACGGCGGCGAAGAGGAACCCGCCGAAGACGGCCCCGCCCCCTACGGGTACCCCGGCGAGGACGGCGCCGACGAACGCGCCCCCTGGCTGTAG
- the guaB gene encoding IMP dehydrogenase, with protein sequence MANDERSRTRFSDKLDVPEALTFDDVLLRPAESRVEPDEADVSTRVSRNVSINVPILSAAMDTVTESELAIAMAREGGLGVLHQNLDDDELVAEIERVKRADELVIRREDVVTAAPEQTIDEVDAMMEHEGVSGAPVVDDDDTVLGIISGTDIRPYLEVGEEDTVREAMTDEVITASEDVDARDALELMYEHKIERVPIVDEDDRLVGLVTMQGILARREHEDAARDDEGGLRVGVAVGPFDVERAKAADGAGADVVFIDCAHAHNLNVIDSAREIKAEIDADVVVGNVGTAEAAEDIVDFADGIKVGIGPGSICTTRVVSGAGMPQITAVSQVADVAADYDVPVIADGGIRYSGDAAKAFAAGADAVMLGSYFAGTDEAPGRVITMNGKKYKQYRGMGSVGAMQSGGGERYLKEDDEDEEYVPEGVEAATPYKGPLASELHQLVGGIQSGMGYVGAATIAEFKNDSEFVRVSSAGQTEGHAHDVMITDEAPNYSPGDN encoded by the coding sequence ATGGCGAACGACGAGCGATCACGCACCCGATTCTCCGACAAACTCGACGTCCCCGAAGCGCTCACGTTCGACGACGTGTTGCTCCGGCCCGCCGAGAGCCGCGTCGAACCGGACGAGGCCGACGTCTCCACGCGCGTCTCGCGAAACGTCTCGATCAACGTCCCCATTCTCTCCGCCGCGATGGACACCGTCACGGAGAGCGAACTCGCCATCGCGATGGCGCGCGAGGGCGGCCTCGGCGTCCTCCACCAGAACCTCGACGACGACGAACTCGTCGCCGAGATCGAGCGCGTGAAGCGCGCGGACGAGCTCGTCATCCGCCGCGAGGACGTTGTCACCGCCGCCCCCGAGCAGACCATCGACGAGGTCGACGCGATGATGGAGCACGAAGGCGTCTCCGGCGCGCCCGTCGTCGACGACGACGACACGGTGTTGGGGATCATCTCCGGCACCGACATCCGCCCCTACCTCGAGGTCGGCGAGGAGGACACCGTCCGGGAGGCGATGACGGACGAAGTCATCACCGCGAGCGAGGACGTCGACGCGCGCGACGCCCTCGAACTCATGTACGAGCACAAGATCGAGCGCGTCCCCATCGTGGACGAGGACGACCGGCTCGTCGGCCTCGTCACGATGCAGGGCATCCTCGCGCGCCGCGAGCACGAGGACGCCGCGCGCGACGACGAGGGCGGCCTCCGCGTCGGCGTCGCCGTCGGCCCCTTCGACGTCGAGCGCGCGAAAGCCGCCGACGGGGCGGGCGCGGACGTCGTCTTCATCGACTGCGCGCACGCGCACAACCTGAACGTCATCGACTCCGCCCGCGAGATCAAGGCGGAGATCGACGCTGACGTCGTCGTCGGGAACGTCGGCACCGCCGAGGCCGCCGAGGACATCGTGGACTTCGCGGACGGCATCAAGGTCGGCATCGGCCCCGGTTCCATCTGCACGACGCGCGTCGTCTCCGGCGCCGGGATGCCCCAGATCACCGCCGTCTCGCAGGTCGCCGACGTCGCCGCCGACTACGACGTCCCCGTCATCGCCGACGGCGGCATTCGCTACTCCGGCGACGCCGCGAAGGCGTTCGCCGCCGGGGCGGACGCCGTGATGCTCGGCTCCTACTTCGCCGGCACCGACGAGGCCCCCGGGCGAGTCATCACCATGAACGGCAAGAAGTACAAGCAGTACCGCGGCATGGGGTCGGTCGGCGCGATGCAGTCCGGCGGCGGCGAGCGCTACCTCAAGGAGGACGACGAGGACGAGGAGTACGTCCCCGAGGGCGTCGAGGCCGCGACGCCGTACAAGGGCCCGCTCGCGAGCGAGCTCCACCAGCTCGTCGGCGGCATCCAATCGGGGATGGGCTACGTCGGCGCCGCGACAATCGCCGAGTTCAAGAACGACTCCGAGTTCGTCCGCGTCTCCTCGGCCGGCCAGACCGAGGGCCACGCCCACGACGTCATGATCACGGACGAAGCGCCGAACTACAGCCCGGGCGACAACTAG
- the coaBC gene encoding bifunctional phosphopantothenoylcysteine decarboxylase/phosphopantothenate--cysteine ligase CoaBC codes for MLEGVNVALGVTGSIAAVKVVELAHELRRRGASVRAVMSESARGIVHPWAVEFATERDVVTEITGAVEHVELCGVEGWADVYLVAPATANTVGKMAAAVDDTPVTTTATTALGAGVPVVVAPAMHEPMYDHPGVLESIERVESWGVDFVDPRVEEGKAKIASVDAICLDVARAAGDRPLDGDHVVVTSGATSERIDPVRVLTNRASGRTGRAVARACYVRGADVTLVHDGEDVPYAAVTHVESAEEMLDAVLEACADADAVCSVAAISDYTVEPAEEKIRSGGELVLELAPTPKLLDAVREAHPDLTLVGFKAETSGDDDAMVAQARRIMERAGLAFVVANDASVMGREETRALVVRADGYEEYTGTKDGLGLRVADELAAER; via the coding sequence ATGCTAGAGGGTGTGAACGTCGCGCTCGGCGTCACCGGGAGCATCGCGGCGGTGAAGGTGGTCGAACTCGCGCACGAGCTCCGGCGGCGCGGCGCGTCCGTCCGCGCCGTCATGTCGGAGAGCGCGCGCGGTATCGTCCACCCGTGGGCCGTCGAGTTCGCCACCGAGCGCGACGTCGTCACCGAGATCACGGGCGCCGTCGAGCACGTCGAGCTCTGCGGGGTCGAGGGGTGGGCGGACGTCTACTTGGTCGCGCCCGCGACCGCGAACACCGTCGGGAAGATGGCGGCCGCCGTCGACGACACGCCGGTCACGACGACGGCGACGACGGCGCTCGGCGCGGGCGTCCCCGTCGTCGTCGCGCCCGCGATGCACGAGCCGATGTACGACCATCCCGGCGTGCTGGAGAGCATCGAGCGCGTCGAGTCGTGGGGCGTCGACTTCGTCGACCCGCGCGTCGAGGAGGGGAAAGCGAAGATCGCGAGCGTCGACGCCATCTGCCTCGACGTCGCGCGCGCCGCCGGCGACCGCCCCCTCGACGGCGACCACGTCGTCGTCACGTCGGGCGCGACGAGCGAGCGCATCGACCCCGTGCGCGTGTTGACGAACCGCGCCTCGGGCCGCACCGGCCGCGCCGTCGCGCGCGCCTGCTACGTCCGGGGCGCGGACGTCACGCTCGTTCACGACGGCGAGGACGTCCCGTACGCGGCCGTGACGCACGTCGAGTCGGCCGAGGAGATGCTCGACGCCGTCCTCGAGGCCTGCGCCGACGCCGACGCCGTCTGCTCCGTCGCCGCCATCTCCGACTACACCGTCGAACCGGCCGAGGAGAAGATACGGAGCGGCGGCGAACTCGTCCTCGAGCTCGCGCCGACGCCGAAGCTCCTCGATGCCGTCCGCGAGGCCCACCCCGACCTCACGCTCGTCGGGTTCAAGGCGGAGACGAGCGGCGACGACGACGCGATGGTCGCCCAAGCGCGCCGCATCATGGAGCGCGCGGGTCTCGCGTTCGTCGTCGCGAACGACGCGAGCGTCATGGGTCGCGAGGAAACTCGCGCGCTCGTCGTGCGCGCGGACGGCTACGAGGAGTACACCGGAACGAAGGACGGACTGGGACTGCGCGTCGCGGACGAACTCGCGGCGGAGCGCTAG